A stretch of Thermodesulfovibrionales bacterium DNA encodes these proteins:
- a CDS encoding dCMP deaminase family protein has product MQDSKKTHFRPGWDEYFLEIAKVVASRSTCLRRRYGAVIVKDNVIVSTGYNGAPRGTVNCIDSGTCKRRELNIPAGERYELCEAVHAEQNAIINGSPERMKDATIYIAGFEEDGTLANGKPCLLCQRMIKNAMISEIIYLNSEGTIIKTSVNALYDETKGVAPFRDATPSSMEEYKI; this is encoded by the coding sequence ATGCAAGACAGCAAGAAAACACATTTTAGACCTGGCTGGGATGAATATTTTCTTGAGATTGCAAAGGTCGTAGCTTCCCGTTCCACATGTTTGCGAAGAAGATATGGTGCTGTTATTGTAAAAGACAATGTAATAGTAAGTACTGGATACAATGGTGCGCCCCGGGGTACTGTAAATTGTATTGACAGTGGAACCTGCAAAAGAAGGGAGCTCAATATACCCGCTGGCGAAAGGTATGAGCTATGCGAGGCTGTTCATGCCGAGCAGAATGCAATTATCAATGGCTCCCCAGAAAGAATGAAGGATGCTACCATCTACATAGCGGGCTTTGAAGAAGACGGAACCCTTGCAAATGGAAAACCCTGTCTGCTATGTCAAAGGATGATTAAAAATGCCATGATCAGTGAGATTATATATCTCAACTCAGAAGGTACTATTATTAAGACATCTGTCAATGCCCTATACGATGAAACAAAAGGAGTAGCACCCTTCCGTGATGCTACTCCCTCTAGTATGGAAGAATAT
- the waaF gene encoding lipopolysaccharide heptosyltransferase II produces MQKILIIKPSSLGDIIHSLPVLNSLNECFPEAEIHWLIARNFAPLLEEHPMIKRLWIIDKDRWKDPLNLFSTMRDLWGLGKELKKEEFQIVIDLQGLLRSGIIAFFTESPLRIGFKEARELSYIFYTHRVEGGRDIHAVERYLKVLSVLDCPVKEIVFPLPVRKLSEDKEYYEFLRGEYAVIAPGARWDTKIWPAERFAFIARRLPFKSIIIGSRDDIPISEKIVRSSDGRAISLSGKTDLKELVEIIRKARFVLCNDSGPAHIGAALGVPVFAIFGPTSPIRTGPYGKNVFVFRSEVECAPCFRKRCKSILCMESISEGYVWSKIRDYLNL; encoded by the coding sequence ATGCAGAAAATCCTTATAATAAAGCCAAGCTCTCTGGGAGATATTATTCACAGCCTTCCTGTGCTCAATTCACTTAATGAATGTTTTCCTGAAGCAGAGATTCACTGGCTTATTGCAAGGAATTTTGCTCCACTTCTTGAGGAACATCCCATGATAAAGAGATTGTGGATAATTGATAAAGACAGATGGAAAGATCCTTTGAATCTTTTCTCTACAATGAGGGATTTATGGGGTCTCGGAAAAGAACTTAAAAAGGAAGAATTTCAAATAGTTATCGATCTTCAAGGATTGCTGAGAAGCGGTATTATAGCTTTTTTTACAGAAAGTCCGTTAAGGATCGGCTTCAAGGAGGCAAGGGAATTGAGTTATATCTTTTACACTCACAGGGTTGAAGGCGGAAGGGATATTCATGCTGTTGAGAGATATCTGAAGGTCCTTTCTGTTTTAGATTGTCCTGTAAAGGAAATAGTCTTTCCCCTTCCAGTTAGAAAGCTCAGCGAAGATAAGGAATATTATGAATTTCTAAGAGGGGAATATGCTGTTATTGCACCTGGTGCAAGATGGGATACAAAAATATGGCCAGCTGAGAGATTTGCATTCATTGCAAGGAGATTGCCCTTCAAAAGTATTATTATTGGAAGCAGGGATGACATCCCCATTTCTGAAAAGATTGTCCGCTCATCAGATGGTAGGGCCATTTCCCTCTCTGGAAAGACAGACCTGAAAGAACTTGTGGAGATAATAAGGAAGGCGAGGTTTGTCTTGTGTAATGACTCGGGACCAGCTCATATTGGAGCGGCCTTGGGAGTTCCTGTATTTGCGATTTTCGGTCCGACAAGTCCTATTAGAACAGGTCCTTACGGAAAAAATGTATTTGTGTTCAGATCAGAGGTTGAATGTGCGCCCTGTTTTAGGAAAAGATGTAAGAGCATACTCTGTATGGAATCCATATCTGAAGGGTATGTGTGGAGCAAAATAAGGGATTATTTAAATTTATAG